The Penaeus chinensis breed Huanghai No. 1 chromosome 25, ASM1920278v2, whole genome shotgun sequence genome segment tgcgcgtgcgtgtgtgcgtgcgtgtgtgtgtgtgtgtgtgtaggtgtatgtgttcgtacgtatgcgtgtgtgcgtatgtgtatgtacgtatgcgtgtgcgtacgtatgcgtgtgtgcgtatgtgtatgtacgtatgcgtgtgcgtacgtatgcgtgtgcgcgtatgtgtgcgtacgtatgcgtgcgtgcgcgtatgtgtgcgtacgtatgcgtgcgtgcgcatctgtggttttgtgcgtgtgcgtgtatgtgtgggtgtggctgtgtgAGTGTTTAGGCATATTTTATGAACTAAGATTTTTGTAATTAAAATTCTTTCATTCAGGATGTAACTGCACCACAGTTCACCTTACTGAataattgtttatttacttttctatttataattttatttctgtCCATCATTTTATTTTGGTATATCATCCTAGTATTGATTTTATTGAGTATTTTTAAGATCAAGTGAAGCCTAAAATATGAAACATGTCATtagactttatttttttctttccactttctcctcctcttcctttcattctgccaacgcctcctcctcctcctcctcctccacttcctcctcctaaccctcgccctcctcctcctcctccttctcctcctcctcctcctcctcctcctcctcctcctcctcctcctcctcctccttctcctccttctccttcttctccttctccttctccttctccttctccttctccttctcctcctcctcctcctcctcctcctcctcctcctcctcctcctcctcctcctcctcctcctcctcctcctcctcctcctcctcctcctctttctcctcctcctcctcctcctcctcctcctcctcctcctcctcctccttctcctcctcctcctcctcctcctcctcctcctcctcctcctcctcctcctcctcctcctcctcctcctaaccctccctctcctcctcctcctcctcctaaccctccctctcctcctcctcctcctccttctcctcctcctcctcctcctcctcctcctcctcctcctcctcctcctcctcctcctcctcctcctcctcctcctccacttcctcctcctaaccctcgccctcctcctcctcctcctccttctcctcctcctcctcctcctcctcctcctcctcctcctcctcctcctcctccttctccttctccttctccttctcctcctcctcctcctcctcctccttctcctcctcctcctcctcctcctcctcctcctcctcctcctcctcctcctaaccctccctctcctcctcctcctaacccttgccctccttctctctctctctctctctctctctctctctctctctctctctctctctctctctctctctctctctctctctctctctctctctctctctctctatgtccctccattcccctctccctctccttctctttctgcctctactcatcccctctccctccctcttcccctccccagccccctccctattcccgtccccaccccctctcttctccctcttcccctttcccttcctcctttcacctccctccccccatctccctctctctccccatctccctctctctccccccactgcTCTCCTAGAAGCAAATATTATTCATGCCCTGTTTTCTTCCAGGTACTCAAAGCAGGCCTTCCTCACCGATGCCCAGAAGCCATAGGGCCTGCTTAATGGAACTCTGACCTTCATGGAACTACAAAGGCTACATAAACAATAGGTTCATTAACCCCAAGATGACACCCAAGAGCAGGATACAGCCTCCGTCGAATGGTGTGTgtcccataattttttttttttttttttttttaactggccAGGAAATACCCTATAAAGAGGTGGTAATCATAGGTGTGAATAAGTCAGTTAACTTGTTATTAGAATTTATtattgctctgtctctgtctgtctgtctctgtctctgtctctgtctgtctgtctctgtctgtctgtctctctgtctgtctctctgtctgtctctgtctgtctctgtctgtctctctctgtctctctctctgtctctctctctgtctctctctctctctctctctctctctctctctctctctctctctctctctctctctctctctctctctctctctctctctctctctctctctctctctttctctctctctctctctttctctctttctctctctttctctctttctctcttttctctctctctctctctctctctctctctctctctctctctctctctctctctctctctctctctctctctctctctctctctctctcttctctctctctttctctctctttctctctctttctctctctctctgtctctctctgtctctctctgtctctctctgtctctctctctctctctctctctctctctctctctctctctctctctctctctctctctctctctctctctctctctctccctcccccccccctctctctttctctctctctctctctctctctctctctctctctctctctctctctctctcactctcactctcactctcactctcactctcactctcactctcactcactcactctctctctctctctctctctctctctctctctctctctctctctctctctctctctctctctctctctctctctctctctctctctctctcactctctctctctctctctctctctctctctctctctctctctctctctctctctctctttctctctctctctctctctctctttctctctctttctctctctttctctctctttctctctctctctctctctctctctctctctctctctctctctctctctctctctctctctctctctctctctctctctctctctctctctctctctctctcattgctgtATAGAAAATGATCTGGAATACATTAAGCTGTGGTTATTTGCTTCATATTTTCTTGTTAAACCTACTCTGCTGTTCCTTTTAGTATTATTAGGTAAGAAGCAGCAGCAACTAtcagttataattttttttttctatttctcttacttTATCATTAAGGTAAATTTTCATTCAATATATAAATCCTGGTAATTAGTGGGAATCCAAGTTCACTCAGGCAGTTAGGCAGTGAAAAGAATCGTGGAAATAATTATTTTAAGAGCTAATATTTGCAAGGAAAGAGGAATATTCAGTTGATGCATTTCATCATATGTATTTGAAGTCATCCATGTTATCTTTAGCTTCGTTTACAATTTAAGTGTAATAATTTTGAAACACATGCAAATGAGTACAAGTTGAAAAGTAATTTTTCCACAGGGGATAAGATTCATTTTGGTTCACTTTAACCCTATGATTACAAATTCTCTTAAAAGAACCTTAGAGTTCATTTGAATCCACAGGGTGTTGGTGGCTTAATATCCCTACGAGAGGAGACAGAATATGTAAAGATAACTATTAGTTTCTCTGGATTAACCCCACTAAGCTGGTATTAAGGTGGGAGGTCACCCTGAACACACCTGGGACAAAAAGTCATATACTCAGCTGAGGCAAGTGGAAAATGCCCATGATGCTGACAGGAGGAGTTAGTGCATCAAGTTGGTTAAGAAATGATATACCTCAGTGACAGTATTCAACCAGCACCAGTGTTAAGTATTATTTAGAATTGAGGGTAAATACTTGAATTTTGCGGGTTGTATAGAGCCAAATGCTGTTTGGTTTTGGTGTGAGGAGCcatgttatacataaatattgcaTTACCTTTCATTAAATCATCCCATAGTGAAATGCCACAATTTCAAGAGTACACAAACTAACAAGACCAACTTTCAGAAAAAGTAAACATTTTAAGACTactaaagagcaagagagaaaccaagcacagcattttcacctttttttcaggCAAGTCCTCCGCTTCTCCAACACTCCTCTGGATGGGGACCTGCTTAATTAAACAGCCTGCTTATTGGTTTGGGGGTCACAGAGCCTGAGAGCATCAGGCTGTTCCCATCAAAGTTTGAGCATGGAAAGGCTCACCTTCCATTGAAACTAACTTTGTTTTATGTTTACATACAGTGTGGaagctttatttatttacctattattaatgttattattattattattattataattattattattaatgttattgttattattattcttttttgccTTTTGTAACATGGTTCTAAAGTCCAGTCATTTTAGTGAGAATAGTTTAATTTGGTGTGTATGGGTTGGATAGAATATAAAATATGACTTGTATGCACTTCATGCTATATCAGTAAAAGACtgaattattgtgtgtgtttgataaaaaCCAAAGGATGTCTCAGTGCTGCTGAAATACTTGAAATAACAAATCtgtacattatcatttttattattcgtcgtctatttttttcttcttcttgtataaGCTGTTATCATGTTATCATACCATAGAATAccttagctctttttttttttatatacatgcttctttttttttttttttccagtatttttttgtcttcatacTTCTGATCTGATCCATTCAAAATAGTTACACCATTGGTTCACAGAAATGGCACAGAAATTCATACAAAGTTAAAAGTCCATGTTGTAAGTCTGATTGTGTCTTCCACCCTCAGGATTTTATCAGTATTTGGATAGAAAAACCATTTCTGAGTGCATAATGTGGTGTGAAGTATTGCTACTTTTGAAAttagttgttttttgtgtggtgaTGATTGCTCAGTTTGTTATTTCTTAGAGGTCAAGTCTTTTATACACAAATTTCTATCAGTCAGTGTGCAGcacatattttaatattttggtaATTTTTCAGAATTCTCAATATTGTTTTGCAGTGTAGTTTGCTTTTGTCGTAAAGcattttcatgattttattgtgatttttaaagGGTTAACATGAGCTCTTTTGGGTTGATCACCCATTTGGAGGTTTGAAtagatttcttttttgtttttttctttttttcaaaatgctttactgtttagtaaaaaaaaaagtaaacattttCAGCTCTTTTGTCTGAATTATCtttttgaaattaaaaaaaaattaaaaacagttTGATTTGGCAGAGTGCACCATTACCTTGAAGCTAATTACTTCTCTTCTAATTCTCCACTGCATTTAAATGTATGCAGCAGATCTATTTATTGAAGGAGCCAAAATTTGAGACAAAGacaatattgctttttttttatattcaaaacACATTTTCAGAGTCTGGGACTCTCCTAGATCCACCTCCTTGGCTATCAGCTTGTACTTTCGTGGACTCAAGCTCTCCTTCCTTTCAGATATGAACTCCCTGAAAAAATGGAGTTCTCTAGGATAATTTTATTCAGTTCCTAAGTTGAAGGCACCTCCACTAAAGGGAATGGCCTAACACTTTCTTGTTTTCACCCTGACAGTTGGGAGTTCTCTTGGAATTCAACATCATCTCTGAGGCCGTGGAAGGATTGATGATTGGGAACCACATGCCTTTCCCAAACCCTAGTAAGTGTGTTTCATTTTCCCCTGTAGTCGGGTTCTCtctatttccaaaaaaaaaaaaaaaaaatgtttgtgcgtgtgtgtgtgtgcgtacttgcaTGTATctctgaatgtatatattatgcatacatgcgtgtgtgtttttgaaatACATAATCCCCAAAAGAAAGAAATCTCTCTAAATAAACTTGGAGATATACATATTAGAAGGCTGTTGTATTTTgataattttacaaaaaaaaatagatattgatactGTAGGGACTTTTTTTGAAAATGAATTTGGTTTTAAACCTTGCATTAATAATTTGCATTTTTAAGTTCAGaagatttcctttcctttaccccaACAGACAGTAAGTTTGCCTTCATAAAGAAACTCAAGGCATATCCCCAACAAAATAGCCAAGAGGAGAGCTCGCAATACGGCAGCAGCGGCAGTGTTGACCTGGGCCATTTTAGTTGCCTCATTGCTGCTTTAAAGACTTTCAGGATACACCAGGCTGGAAAGATGGATACTTTGTTCCGTTAATAACATTCCTGAAGAGTGTTACCTGAGACGTGGATGTTCATGGTCTCCATGGGGTTATTAGCAGCTCAGCGTGATGGTTGGCAACGGAGAAGAAATATTGGCTACTAACTGCTTCCTCAAGTTCACCCGGTGTCCATGTGTAAGTAGCCAGGGAGGCAGACCTTCCCCACCCTTGGCTGTATTATTCACTTTTCCAAATATAGGAACTTACAAATATTTTGCTGTTTTATGCAAATGCGTCCTAGTTGTTTTGCCATTTTCAAAggtctatatttgttatttgttgttttttttatgctggtaatagactgttttcgtTTGACTTTATTATCTCCAAATAAATTACACTCTGTTCAGTGCAGATCACACTAATAGACTAACAGTTTTTTTctgctgtatatatttattttgatgttaaatatatacattacgcATAATTCTCTACTGTGTAGTAGATCTGGAAGCCTTCTTATTGGCACAAAGCCACTTTACAGTGTCCACACAAGGCCCGCTGAGGCAGTGTCCCACCAAGGGCTCTGTGCACTAAGAAGGCATTGACGACCGCCATCTCTACCAATTTGTATAAGACAGCTGGTCACTCAAGTCTACCCTCTTCGTCCTGACGTAGTCGGCGACGACTTTAGGCTTCAGCCTCTGTCGGTCATACAGGTCCGAAATTGTGACCATCTCGCTATTGTGAACTGTCGAGAGCATTGTGACGGGCCTCTTGTCGTACCACTGAAGGCACAACATGCTCTTACTCTTGCTGCAACAGTCCACATCACCACGGGCCTTTCCCTGCAGGTCTTTTGGCATATACCTGTGGCTCACATGAACCATGCCAACTTCATTGACATGTCGACTCTGCAGGTAGTGTAAAAGGCCTGAAGAGGTCTACCTGGCATCGGTATAGACCTCGTACCCCTTTCCAAACAGGTCCGCAGTGCCCATCATGTCGATGACGACCTGCGACAATGCAGGCATGTCCTCTTTGTCCGTCCCGTGTAGATCTGGAAGGGGCTGACGTAGCCTGAGCTCGTGGTTGGAaaagatatattatttttaaaaatatgtttacaATATAACCTATagacaaacatacgtatatgcagCCAAGCCCACACGTGAATCTCAAGACAACTTACCATAACTGACTGCGAGCTTGTAGATTTTTACCTCAAAGCAAGCGCCATTATTAACATGTTTCCATACGGAACTTCCACAGATTGTCATCGATCGACAATTGACCGAAGCTTCCACAAGCGGTCAGTGACAGGTTTCACGCTATCCTCACTCGCCGTGTGTAGGCGACTGCATAGCGTCTCGAACCTGTCCTTCGTCATCGTCtgtggaaacaaaaaaaaaagccactTTTCGAGGGGTCCTGCCTCCAGAAGTCCTTCTGTTTAGGCTTCGACTGCAGCGACATCAAGAAGCGCAACGCGTGGACTTTTTTCAAAAACCGAACTCTTTTGGGTAACACTGGCAGTACCTGAACACAGAAGAAAATTATACAACATTGCTTACAATCAAGGAAGGTATGTAGGCATAAAAAATAAGCAGGCTAGCACAAACATAGGCAGATAACAGAAAATGGCTACCAGTTTGTGCCCCGGACGATAACGTCCATAAATTCGTCTGTGACGATGCAGCGATAGACGTCTGCGGACGAGGAAGTGGCATTCAGGTTGGGAACTTTGACCCCAGGACAGCCCTTGAACCACCAGTGCCGCGGGAAATCATCCTGCTTCTGCCACACGAACCTATTGGTGCCAGGGGCTTTGCGTTGCCATGGACCCTTATCAGCTGCATATAATAGCTCATCGGAGTCAGGACTTGTGTCTTTTAGCGATACATAATCCATCTCCGAATCGGAACCACCGCAGTCGCTTCTGTGCCCCTCCGAGGCGTACTCGTCGATGCTGTCATCAGATGAGAGATATGAGGACGACGAAGACAGTCATAATGCctaaaagaggaagaaactaAAACTCGAAGGACATTCATGTAtcaatgcatataatacatatcgTACACGGAACTTTAAATGTATCAATATAGACAATTTAAATATATCTTACCGACGAGGAAGCCGAAGCTGAAGCAACGCGACGTCGCACATGTGGGCACGCATACCTCGGTGCtgtttgaaaagaaaaacgatagaGTAGGGCGTCCAGTATTCAAGGCTCATAGGACAATATACAGCGAAAAATAAACATTGTAGATAAAATTAATTTGAAGTTAACTTACCGAGGTGGAAGACAGGATCATCTGGGCTATCGTCTTGAGGAGCAATGGAGGAGACGGATCCTCGATTTCGAAAACCGTATGAGCGTTTCATCTCCTGGAATTGCTTCATGCAAGTGGttgattttttatgttatttccccgttttatatatatatatatatatatatatatatatatatatatatatatatatataacaatcgctGTTCTACAATTCccgccgttccctccctcccacccacatcCCACCCACATCCCACCTTCACCTATTTCCCAGGCCTTCGGTAGGTAACAGATTGCATGCGAAGAAAGGTGTGAAcataataatttaattatcttAAATGTTGTctttaagaataaaaatgataatactttggtataaaagagaggaagtggactctctctctcactctcactctcactctctctcactctcactctcactctcactctcactctcactctcactctcactctctctctctctctctctctcactctctctctctctctctctctctctctctctctctctctctctctctctctctctctctctctctctctctctctctctctctctctcactcactcactcactcactcactctctcactctctcactctctcactctctcactctctctctctctctctctctctctctctctctctctctctcactctcacactctctcactctcactctctctctctctcactctcactctcactctcactctcactctcactctcactctctctctctcactctctctcactctcactcactctctctctctctctctctctctctctctctctctctctctctctctctctctctctctctctctctctctctctcactcactctcactcactctcactctctctctcactctcactctcactctcactctcactctcactctcactctcactcactctcactctcactctcactctctctctctctctcactgtcactctcactctcactctcactctcactctcactctcactctcactctcactcactcactcactcactcactcactcactcactctcactcactcactcactcactcactcactcactctctctctctctctctctctctctctctctctctctctctctctctctctctctcactctctcactctctctctctgttcacagGAACTGAATAGAatagagacatttttttttatttagggtTCAAAGGAGATagtgactaaaaaaaaaatatatatatatatattttaaagatttttttaattAAACTTGACTCTTGAATAGGGCATTGATAATTAATTTATGAGAAGTTATAATAGGGAAAATATCACGAGTGTTGTCAAATTAACTTTGAGGAATAAAACAGTAAATAATTAGAAACCATGAGATTAGTGATGGAAACTGGATTGTATGTGCGTGCTTTATAACTACATATCTTGTATATATTCTCtccataagaatatatataagatatattgtatatttgataTGGGTATAT includes the following:
- the LOC125038543 gene encoding uncharacterized protein LOC125038543 isoform X1, whose product is MSLEYWTPYSIVFLFKQHRGMRAHMCDVALLQLRLPRRIDEYASEGHRSDCGGSDSEMDYVSLKDTSPDSDELLYAADKGPWQRKAPGTNRFVWQKQDDFPRHWWFKGCPGVKVPNLNATSSSADVYRCIVTDEFMDVIVRGTNWYCQCYPKEFGF
- the LOC125038543 gene encoding uncharacterized protein LOC125038543 isoform X2 is translated as MILSSTSHRGMRAHMCDVALLQLRLPRRIDEYASEGHRSDCGGSDSEMDYVSLKDTSPDSDELLYAADKGPWQRKAPGTNRFVWQKQDDFPRHWWFKGCPGVKVPNLNATSSSADVYRCIVTDEFMDVIVRGTNWYCQCYPKEFGF